From Actinoplanes oblitus, a single genomic window includes:
- a CDS encoding DNA-3-methyladenine glycosylase → MELPAESVDVAARELLGWRLSANGVTVRLTEVEAYSGLGADPASHAHRGVTHRNAVMFGPAGRLYVYQIYGMHFCANVVCGEDGRAAAVLLRAGEVVDGLEIARSRRPAARTDADLAAGPAKLMQVLDLNRSANDTSVVDGSGPATLTPPASAVGVIESGPRVGVTSAHDVPWRFWLAGDPTVSAYRRHTPRRRAARA, encoded by the coding sequence ATGGAGCTGCCGGCCGAGTCGGTGGACGTGGCGGCGCGGGAGCTGCTCGGGTGGCGGCTGAGCGCGAACGGGGTGACGGTGCGGCTGACCGAGGTCGAGGCCTACAGCGGGCTCGGCGCGGATCCGGCCAGCCACGCGCACCGCGGGGTCACCCATCGCAACGCGGTGATGTTCGGGCCGGCCGGGCGGCTGTACGTCTATCAGATCTACGGGATGCACTTCTGCGCCAACGTCGTCTGCGGCGAGGACGGCCGGGCCGCCGCGGTCCTGTTGCGCGCGGGCGAGGTCGTGGACGGGCTGGAGATCGCCAGGTCCCGCCGGCCCGCGGCCCGCACGGACGCCGACCTGGCGGCCGGGCCGGCGAAACTGATGCAGGTCCTGGACCTGAACCGGAGCGCCAACGACACCTCGGTGGTGGACGGCAGCGGTCCCGCGACGCTGACCCCGCCGGCGAGCGCGGTGGGCGTCATCGAGTCCGGCCCGCGGGTGGGCGTCACCTCCGCCCACGACGTGCCGTGGCGGTTCTGGCTGGCCGGCGATCCGACGGTGAGCGCGTACCGCCGGCACACGCCGCGCAGGCGTGCCGCACGGGCCTGA